The Nitratidesulfovibrio sp. SRB-5 genome includes a window with the following:
- a CDS encoding leucyl aminopeptidase yields MDIRFQVGGPAQWRADAVIVFLFEGEPLADAAPELLEAAPWLGIAPAVRDFRGRKDEVAVFHGHPDLAVPRVIAAGLGKREAFAATAPAGLRAAAGAALRRCRELKIETVAVDAVALARVVETGGDAPAGTPSWSPAEEAVCGALLGLYRYDRFKTNGNGNGNGENGGEDARFEPRWLGLLCAEVSVPDDLHAAARRGEAAAAGVALARDLVNGPPNFVTPGHLAEQAVAIARKYGMQARSLGRAELVEMGMGAFASVFRGAEEEPRLVVIEHAPKGTEDQKPLVFVGKGITFDTGGISLKPPAKMHEMKGDMAGAAAVLGLFEALGRSDVPRRAVGIMPCTENMPDGRATRPGDIVTTLSGKTVEVINTDAEGRLVLCDALTWAQREYAPEVVVDLATLTGACVVALGTDVAAVFANDDALSGRIRAVGDVVGDRFWPLPLWDMYFENLKSDVADIANVGPREGGAVNAALFLKQFVDKGVRWAHLDIAGPAYTAKKTSTCPGGGTGFAVRTLLELVRGGV; encoded by the coding sequence GTGGACATTCGCTTTCAGGTGGGCGGTCCTGCCCAGTGGCGTGCGGATGCGGTGATCGTGTTCCTGTTCGAGGGCGAGCCCCTTGCGGACGCGGCGCCGGAACTGCTGGAGGCTGCGCCGTGGCTGGGCATTGCCCCGGCGGTGCGCGATTTTCGGGGCAGGAAGGACGAGGTTGCCGTGTTCCACGGGCACCCGGACCTGGCCGTGCCGCGCGTGATCGCGGCGGGCCTTGGCAAGCGCGAGGCGTTCGCGGCCACGGCCCCTGCCGGGCTGCGCGCGGCGGCGGGCGCTGCGCTGCGCCGCTGCCGCGAACTGAAGATAGAGACGGTGGCTGTGGATGCCGTGGCCCTGGCGCGCGTGGTGGAGACAGGCGGCGATGCCCCTGCCGGAACCCCGTCCTGGTCCCCGGCGGAAGAGGCCGTGTGCGGCGCGCTGCTGGGCCTGTACCGCTACGACCGGTTCAAGACCAACGGCAACGGCAACGGCAACGGGGAGAATGGCGGAGAAGACGCCCGCTTCGAGCCGCGCTGGCTGGGCCTGCTGTGCGCCGAAGTCTCGGTGCCGGACGACCTGCACGCCGCCGCCCGCCGGGGCGAGGCCGCAGCCGCCGGGGTGGCCCTGGCGCGCGACCTGGTCAACGGCCCGCCCAACTTCGTCACTCCCGGCCACCTGGCCGAGCAGGCCGTGGCCATCGCGAGGAAGTACGGCATGCAGGCCCGCTCGCTGGGCCGCGCCGAACTGGTGGAGATGGGCATGGGAGCCTTTGCCTCGGTGTTTCGCGGCGCCGAGGAAGAGCCCCGGCTGGTGGTCATCGAGCATGCCCCCAAGGGGACGGAAGACCAGAAGCCGCTGGTGTTCGTGGGCAAGGGCATCACCTTCGACACGGGCGGCATCAGCCTGAAGCCCCCCGCCAAGATGCACGAGATGAAGGGCGACATGGCGGGCGCGGCGGCCGTGCTGGGCCTGTTCGAGGCGCTGGGCCGCTCCGACGTGCCCCGCCGGGCGGTGGGCATCATGCCCTGCACCGAGAACATGCCCGACGGCAGGGCCACCCGCCCCGGCGACATCGTGACCACCCTGTCCGGCAAGACGGTGGAGGTCATCAACACCGATGCCGAAGGGCGGCTGGTGCTGTGCGACGCCCTGACCTGGGCCCAGCGCGAATACGCCCCCGAAGTGGTGGTGGACCTGGCCACCCTGACCGGGGCCTGCGTGGTGGCGCTGGGCACGGATGTGGCGGCGGTGTTCGCCAACGATGACGCGCTGTCGGGCCGCATCCGCGCCGTGGGCGACGTGGTGGGCGACCGCTTCTGGCCCCTGCCGCTGTGGGACATGTACTTCGAGAACCTGAAAAGCGACGTGGCCGACATCGCCAACGTGGGCCCGCGCGAGGGCGGGGCGGTCAACGCGGCGCTGTTCCTGAAGCAGTTCGTGGACAAGGGCGTGCGCTGGGCGCACCTGGACATTGCCGGGCCTGCCTACACCGCCAAGAAGACGTCCACCTGCCCCGGCGGCGGCACCGGCTTTGCGGTGCGCACGCTGCTGGAACTGGTGCGCGGCGGCGTGTAG
- a CDS encoding GGDEF domain-containing protein, with amino-acid sequence MFDKNRLHRCMNALLANGLQDDADPETARVTGVANLFYGVTALFSGVMALLDFMQDQGTLALFLLAMLALALFGLFWVGRTGRHVLPSTTLVLALFTLSLYMVSHGGVEGSGFVWLFIFPPVVMLTFGLSIGILLMGALLLGVGAILFLPGDPFLYADYSQAFRIRYMVALLCCGIFAGLAEYTRRHTQRLLILLTQQLAESARTDELTGLANRRALCERLEYEQVRARRTGRPLSIAICDIDHFKSVNDCYGHQCGDLVLQSVAGLLHDNLRHQDTICRWGGEEFLLLLPETDEAGAARLAEKLRSLVEAMEYSYHGIPVSVTLSFGVHTCGPEGDIDYHIRKADQKLYLAKEQGRNRVFAGEVPDIFLPEGLMLDEEEA; translated from the coding sequence GTGTTCGACAAGAACAGGCTGCACCGCTGCATGAACGCCCTGCTGGCCAATGGCCTGCAGGACGACGCCGACCCGGAGACCGCGCGCGTCACCGGGGTGGCGAACCTGTTCTATGGCGTCACCGCGTTGTTCTCCGGCGTAATGGCGCTGCTGGATTTCATGCAGGATCAGGGCACCCTTGCGCTGTTCCTGCTGGCAATGCTGGCGCTTGCCCTGTTCGGACTGTTCTGGGTGGGGCGCACCGGTCGCCACGTGCTGCCCAGCACCACGCTGGTGCTGGCGCTGTTCACCCTGTCGCTGTACATGGTGTCCCACGGCGGGGTGGAGGGCAGCGGCTTTGTGTGGCTGTTCATCTTTCCGCCCGTGGTCATGCTGACCTTCGGCCTGTCCATCGGCATCCTGCTGATGGGCGCCCTGCTGCTGGGGGTGGGCGCCATCCTGTTCCTGCCCGGCGATCCCTTCCTGTACGCCGACTATTCGCAGGCCTTCCGCATCCGTTACATGGTGGCCCTGCTGTGCTGCGGCATCTTCGCGGGGCTTGCGGAATACACCCGCCGCCATACCCAGCGCCTGCTCATCCTGCTTACCCAGCAACTGGCCGAAAGCGCCCGCACCGACGAACTGACAGGCCTCGCCAACCGGCGCGCCCTGTGCGAACGGCTGGAATACGAGCAGGTGCGCGCCCGCCGCACCGGCAGGCCGCTGTCCATCGCCATCTGCGACATCGACCACTTCAAGTCGGTGAACGACTGTTACGGCCACCAGTGCGGCGACCTGGTGCTGCAATCGGTGGCCGGGCTGCTGCACGACAACCTGCGCCACCAGGACACCATCTGCCGCTGGGGCGGCGAAGAGTTCCTGCTGCTGCTGCCGGAAACCGACGAGGCCGGGGCCGCCCGGCTGGCCGAAAAGCTGCGCAGTCTGGTGGAAGCCATGGAATACTCGTACCACGGCATCCCCGTCAGCGTTACCCTGTCCTTCGGGGTGCACACCTGCGGCCCGGAAGGCGACATCGACTACCACATCCGCAAGGCCGACCAGAAACTGTATCTGGCCAAGGAACAGGGCCGCAACCGGGTGTTCGCCGGGGAAGTGCCCGACATTTTCCTGCCCGAAGGGCTGATGCTGGACGAAGAGGAAGCCTAG
- the speA gene encoding biosynthetic arginine decarboxylase, translated as MARNRTLQQWSVEDSAELYGIRNWGAGYFDVAASGDVVVYPFGDNRGPAVSIPEIIRGMRERGYDMPVLLRIENILDSQITSLHQSFRKAIGSLGYKGEYRGIFPIKVNQQQQVVEKIAQFGSRYHHGLEVGSKAELIAAVSQLRDHEACLVCNGYKDEEFIDLGLHAVRMGYKCFFVLEMASELPLILERSRCLGVRPLIGVRAKLSVKAGGHWTDSGGERSTFGLTTAQIVDVVDQLKEHDMLDCFQLLHYHLGSQVPNIRDIRAAVMEACRIYGGLVAEGAAMGFLDLGGGLAVDYDGSHTNYVSSRNYSLDEYCADIIEAVMNILDEEGIAHPHIVTESGRATVAYYSMLLFNILDVSRVEIGNLPDILPDDCPEPVRNMREALAGLTLRNLQECYNDAVYYRDEVRQQFLTGRITLRERTLGERYFWAIMKRIAQEKQKLKHVPKDLAEIDVALADIYYGNFSVFQSLPDSWAIDQLFPVVPLHRLNELPSRQGILSDITCDSDGRIDHFIDPQGVKGTLDLHPLKDGEEYYLGVFLVGAYQETLGDLHNLLGDTNVVSVRVHEDGSYEFVRELRGDSVADILSYVEYDPRRIIDDIREAAEQAVREGRITPSDRYRVMQAYEDGLRGYTYFER; from the coding sequence TTGGCAAGAAACCGTACGCTGCAACAGTGGAGTGTCGAAGACTCCGCTGAGCTCTATGGCATCCGCAATTGGGGTGCCGGGTACTTCGATGTCGCCGCCAGCGGCGATGTCGTGGTCTATCCCTTCGGAGACAACCGCGGTCCTGCCGTAAGCATTCCGGAAATCATCCGGGGCATGCGGGAGCGCGGCTATGACATGCCGGTGCTCCTGCGCATCGAGAACATTCTCGATTCCCAGATCACCAGTCTTCACCAATCCTTCCGCAAGGCCATCGGGTCGCTCGGCTACAAGGGCGAATACCGGGGCATCTTTCCCATCAAGGTCAATCAGCAGCAGCAGGTGGTCGAAAAGATCGCCCAGTTCGGCTCGCGCTACCACCACGGGCTGGAGGTAGGCAGCAAGGCCGAGCTCATCGCCGCCGTCTCGCAACTGCGCGACCACGAGGCCTGCCTTGTCTGCAACGGCTACAAGGACGAGGAATTCATCGACCTTGGCCTGCACGCCGTGCGCATGGGCTACAAGTGCTTCTTCGTGCTGGAAATGGCCAGCGAGCTGCCGCTCATTCTGGAACGCTCCAGGTGCCTTGGCGTGCGTCCGCTCATCGGCGTGCGCGCCAAGCTGTCCGTGAAGGCAGGCGGCCACTGGACCGATTCCGGCGGCGAGCGTTCCACCTTCGGCCTGACCACGGCGCAGATCGTCGACGTGGTGGACCAGCTGAAGGAGCACGACATGCTCGACTGCTTCCAGCTGCTGCACTACCACCTGGGGTCGCAGGTGCCGAACATCCGCGACATCCGCGCCGCGGTCATGGAAGCCTGCCGCATCTACGGCGGCCTGGTGGCCGAAGGCGCGGCCATGGGCTTTCTGGACCTTGGCGGCGGCCTTGCCGTGGACTACGACGGCTCGCACACCAACTACGTGAGCAGCCGCAACTACAGCCTTGACGAATACTGCGCGGACATCATCGAGGCGGTGATGAACATCCTCGACGAGGAAGGCATCGCCCATCCGCACATCGTCACCGAATCGGGCCGCGCCACCGTGGCCTACTACTCCATGCTGCTGTTCAACATCCTGGATGTGAGCCGCGTGGAGATCGGCAACCTGCCCGACATCCTGCCCGACGACTGCCCCGAGCCCGTGCGCAACATGCGCGAGGCGCTGGCCGGTCTTACCCTGCGCAACCTGCAGGAATGCTACAACGACGCCGTGTACTACCGCGACGAAGTGCGCCAGCAGTTCCTGACCGGGCGCATCACCCTGCGCGAACGCACCCTTGGCGAACGCTACTTCTGGGCCATCATGAAGCGCATCGCCCAGGAAAAGCAGAAGCTGAAGCACGTGCCCAAGGATCTTGCCGAGATAGATGTGGCCCTGGCCGACATCTACTACGGCAACTTCAGCGTGTTCCAGTCGCTGCCCGATTCGTGGGCCATCGACCAGCTGTTCCCGGTGGTGCCCCTGCACCGCCTGAACGAGCTGCCCTCTCGCCAGGGCATCCTGTCCGACATCACCTGCGACAGCGACGGGCGCATCGACCACTTCATCGACCCGCAAGGCGTGAAGGGCACCCTGGACCTGCACCCCCTGAAGGACGGCGAGGAATACTACCTCGGCGTGTTCCTGGTGGGGGCCTATCAGGAAACCCTGGGCGACCTGCACAACCTGCTGGGCGACACCAACGTGGTTTCGGTGCGCGTGCACGAGGACGGCAGCTACGAATTCGTGCGCGAACTGCGCGGCGATTCGGTGGCCGACATCCTTTCGTACGTGGAATACGACCCCCGGCGCATCATCGACGACATCCGCGAGGCCGCGGAACAGGCCGTGCGCGAGGGGCGCATCACCCCCTCTGACCGGTACCGGGTGATGCAGGCGTATGAGGATGGGTTGCGGGGTTATACCTACTTCGAACGCTAG
- a CDS encoding saccharopine dehydrogenase family protein, whose amino-acid sequence MARVLIIGAGGVGGVVVHKCAQVPSVFSEIMLASRTKSKCDAIAADVKARTGRTIETARVDADNVPELVALIRAYKPDMVLNIALPYQDLAIMDACLETGVHYLDTANYEPLDEAKFEYKWQWAYQERFEKAGLMALLGSGFDPGVTNVFCAYVMKHLLDEVHVLDIIDCNAGDHGHPFATNFNPEINIREVTARGRYWERGEWVETDPLSWSMNYDFPDGIGPKKCFLMYHEELESLVLNLKGLKRARFWMTFSDNYLNHLKVLENVGMTRIDEVEHDGKKIVPIQFLRALLPDPASLGPRTKGKTCIGCLMQGVKDGKPKTVYIYNVCDHQECYREVGSQAISYTTGVPAMIGAMMMVTGKWSGKGVYNMEQLDPDPFMDALNKHGLPWVVVEK is encoded by the coding sequence ATGGCACGTGTCCTCATCATCGGCGCTGGCGGCGTGGGCGGCGTGGTCGTCCACAAGTGCGCGCAGGTTCCCTCCGTGTTTTCCGAAATCATGCTGGCAAGCCGCACCAAGTCGAAGTGCGACGCCATTGCCGCAGACGTGAAGGCCCGCACCGGGCGCACCATCGAAACGGCCCGGGTGGACGCGGACAACGTGCCCGAGCTGGTGGCGCTGATCCGCGCCTACAAGCCGGACATGGTGCTGAACATCGCCCTGCCGTACCAGGACCTGGCCATCATGGACGCCTGCCTCGAAACCGGCGTGCATTACCTGGATACCGCCAACTACGAGCCGCTGGACGAAGCCAAGTTCGAGTACAAGTGGCAGTGGGCCTATCAGGAGCGCTTCGAGAAGGCCGGGCTGATGGCCCTTCTGGGCAGCGGCTTCGACCCCGGCGTGACCAACGTGTTCTGCGCCTACGTCATGAAGCACCTGCTGGACGAAGTGCACGTGCTCGACATCATCGACTGCAACGCGGGCGACCACGGCCACCCCTTCGCCACCAACTTCAACCCGGAAATCAACATCCGCGAAGTGACCGCGCGTGGCCGCTACTGGGAACGGGGCGAGTGGGTGGAAACCGATCCCCTGTCGTGGTCCATGAACTACGACTTTCCCGACGGCATCGGCCCCAAGAAGTGCTTCCTCATGTACCACGAGGAGCTGGAGTCGCTGGTGCTGAACCTGAAGGGGCTGAAGCGCGCCCGGTTCTGGATGACCTTCTCGGACAATTATCTGAACCACCTGAAGGTGCTGGAAAACGTGGGCATGACCCGCATCGACGAAGTGGAGCACGACGGCAAGAAGATCGTGCCCATCCAGTTCCTGCGCGCGCTGCTGCCCGACCCGGCGTCCCTCGGCCCGCGCACCAAAGGCAAGACCTGCATCGGCTGCCTGATGCAGGGGGTGAAGGACGGCAAGCCCAAGACCGTCTACATCTACAATGTGTGCGACCATCAGGAATGCTACCGCGAGGTGGGTTCGCAGGCCATTTCGTACACCACCGGCGTGCCCGCCATGATCGGCGCCATGATGATGGTGACCGGCAAGTGGTCCGGCAAGGGCGTGTACAACATGGAACAGCTGGACCCCGACCCGTTCATGGACGCCCTGAACAAGCACGGGCTGCCGTGGGTGGTGGTGGAGAAGTAG
- a CDS encoding nucleotidyltransferase family protein produces MVTMRRLRNIEHVLAVARLLGALADEVAFVGGASVALLLTDPAAPDVRPTLDVDVIVEAATRAAYYRVADRLRARGFAEDMDVVCRWRHGTLALDVMPTDDAILGFSNRWYADALRHAVSMTVDGVTLRVAAPAYFLATKLEAFRGRGKGDYLTSHDMEDLVAVLDGRPDILDEVQAADAAVRGYLAAAFAALLADDDFLDALPGYLPPDPASQGRVPLLMQRMRAITTGGA; encoded by the coding sequence ATGGTGACGATGCGCCGGCTGCGTAACATCGAGCATGTGCTGGCCGTCGCGCGCCTGCTGGGCGCCCTTGCGGACGAAGTGGCCTTCGTGGGCGGGGCCAGCGTGGCCCTGCTGCTGACCGACCCGGCGGCCCCGGATGTACGCCCCACGCTGGATGTGGATGTCATTGTGGAGGCGGCCACCCGTGCCGCTTACTACCGCGTGGCCGACCGCCTGCGGGCACGCGGCTTCGCGGAGGACATGGACGTGGTGTGCCGCTGGCGGCACGGAACGCTGGCGCTTGACGTCATGCCTACGGACGATGCCATCCTGGGCTTTTCCAATCGCTGGTACGCCGATGCCTTGCGCCATGCCGTATCCATGACCGTAGACGGCGTGACCCTGCGGGTGGCCGCCCCGGCGTATTTTCTGGCTACCAAACTGGAAGCCTTTCGGGGCCGTGGCAAGGGCGACTACCTGACCAGCCACGACATGGAAGACCTGGTGGCCGTGCTGGATGGACGACCGGACATTCTGGACGAGGTGCAGGCCGCGGACGCCGCCGTGCGCGGCTATCTTGCCGCGGCCTTTGCCGCGCTGCTGGCCGATGACGACTTTCTGGACGCGTTGCCCGGCTACCTGCCGCCCGATCCGGCCAGCCAGGGGCGCGTCCCGCTGCTCATGCAGCGCATGCGCGCCATCACCACGGGTGGGGCGTAA
- the nspC gene encoding carboxynorspermidine decarboxylase: protein MMDQAYLAKLDPTRFPSPCFVVDEARIEANAAILDTVQRRTGAKVLLALKGFAMWSLFPLLSRAHGGVLHGTCASSPHEARLGREEFGGEVHAFAAGYSDADMAELVTLADHLVFNSFAQWRRFRPAVAAAGRSIECGIRINPEHSEGAVAIYNPCSPGSRLGVRLHHFEAALAEAAARGEDALDGISGLHFHTLCEQDADALDRTLHAVEARFGAHLSRMKWLNFGGGHHVTRPGYDLDLLCRCIDRMQRKYGVQVYIEPGEAVALNAGVLLCTVLDVVQADMPVAILDTSAAAHMPDVLEMPYRPGCIGSGLPGEKAWTCRFAGKSCLAGDVIGEYSFDAPLQPGDRLAFLDMAIYSMVKTTTFNGLQLPAIARYRPAGPEGRPEGRPEGKADGAAEGRGARREVVRSFGYEAFKYRLS, encoded by the coding sequence ATGATGGATCAAGCCTATCTCGCCAAGCTCGACCCCACCCGCTTTCCGTCCCCGTGTTTCGTGGTGGACGAGGCGCGCATCGAGGCCAACGCCGCCATCCTGGACACGGTGCAGCGCCGCACCGGGGCCAAGGTGCTGCTGGCGCTGAAGGGCTTTGCCATGTGGAGCCTGTTTCCGCTGCTGTCGCGCGCGCACGGCGGGGTGCTGCATGGCACCTGCGCCAGTTCGCCGCACGAGGCGCGGCTGGGCCGCGAGGAATTCGGGGGCGAGGTGCACGCCTTTGCCGCCGGATACAGCGATGCGGACATGGCCGAACTGGTGACCCTGGCCGACCATCTGGTGTTCAACTCGTTCGCGCAGTGGCGCAGGTTTCGTCCGGCGGTGGCGGCGGCGGGGCGGTCCATCGAGTGCGGCATCCGCATCAATCCGGAGCATTCGGAAGGGGCCGTGGCCATCTACAACCCGTGCTCGCCCGGTTCCCGTCTGGGGGTGCGTCTCCATCACTTCGAGGCCGCACTGGCAGAGGCGGCGGCGCGCGGAGAAGACGCGCTGGACGGCATCTCCGGCCTGCATTTCCACACCCTGTGCGAGCAGGACGCCGATGCGCTGGACCGCACCCTGCACGCGGTGGAGGCAAGGTTCGGCGCGCATCTTTCGCGCATGAAGTGGCTGAACTTCGGCGGCGGGCACCATGTCACCCGTCCCGGCTACGACCTTGACCTGCTGTGCCGGTGCATCGACCGCATGCAGCGGAAGTACGGGGTGCAGGTGTACATCGAGCCGGGCGAGGCCGTGGCCCTGAACGCCGGAGTGCTGCTGTGCACCGTGCTGGACGTGGTGCAGGCCGACATGCCCGTTGCCATTCTGGATACCTCCGCCGCCGCGCACATGCCCGACGTGCTGGAAATGCCCTACCGCCCCGGTTGCATCGGCTCCGGCCTGCCGGGCGAAAAGGCGTGGACCTGCCGCTTCGCGGGCAAGTCGTGCCTGGCGGGCGACGTCATCGGCGAATATTCCTTCGACGCCCCCCTGCAACCCGGCGACCGGCTGGCCTTCCTCGACATGGCCATCTACAGCATGGTCAAGACCACCACCTTCAACGGGCTGCAACTGCCCGCCATTGCCCGCTACCGGCCTGCCGGACCGGAGGGCAGACCGGAGGGCAGACCGGAAGGGAAGGCGGATGGCGCTGCGGAAGGGCGGGGCGCGCGGCGCGAGGTGGTGCGGTCCTTCGGGTACGAGGCGTTCAAGTACCGCCTGTCCTGA
- a CDS encoding EAL domain-containing protein — protein sequence MPQHMRDEEQEHRAAGGPANAENPGQNASGQGAPGQGAPGHDTPGQGTSGQGTSGSLTSGSQTPGLLRALLDNPLVALFLRDGEGRYLAANHLYADLAGVPGKDVVGLSPRDIFPHAVASALLDEDRRVAEDGTPLLCERMLPDDEAERVFRVAKLPLPTEVAGPGAVLGLAFDVTTLVEAEIEEEVRQRTAALAESTARFRALFELAPDAVYVRGEGGRIVDCNRAAERMSGHPRETLLSLRTADLLPPDIETRIDNLLAGCPLPAATPPDSTPAEPRQGTGGASPGSDFCPTGGFCMEGICTAAHGPHEAEVSVEPLPLSLLRGKGMTALVVVHDISGRRTAERQARLFERVFRNALEGICITDPEGNIVAVNPAFTTITGYPADDAVGQSPRILKSHHHDSAFYEDMWRALVEEGRWEDEIWNRRRNGEVYPEWLSISAIPGPTGRTEYYVAVFHDITELKAKESQIQHQAHHDALTGLPNRALLRDRLGMAINGARREDRKVAVLSVDLDNFKQVNDSLGHMVGDIYLQQAAEQMRQMVRPQDTLARVGGDEFVVVLQDVESERDAAQVAERLLARFTEPVRVQEHELFVGASVGIALFPDDGDDPDTLVRNADIAMSRAKEQGKRRYHLFTPAMNDRAVRRLSLEGDLHRALAAGDITAHYQPRVDLNTGLITGMEALARWTRADGSQEHPAEFIPLAESTGLIVPLGEHMLRLACAKTRALCDAGHADLHVAVNLSVHQFRHRNLVGMVADVLAETGLPPHLLELEITESTIVTDVDHTIRKLNQLAEMGIALSVDDFGTGYSSLYQLKNLPLTSLKIDRSFISDIPDDPNDAAIAATIITMADRLGLRVVAEGVETPEQLNFLLLEGCHEVQGFLFSRPLPPDEFTALLARGRLLTVPRDGDGDT from the coding sequence ATGCCACAGCACATGCGGGACGAGGAACAGGAACACCGTGCCGCCGGGGGGCCAGCGAACGCGGAAAACCCCGGCCAAAATGCGTCCGGACAAGGTGCCCCCGGACAAGGTGCCCCCGGACACGACACCCCCGGACAAGGCACGTCCGGACAAGGCACGTCCGGCAGCCTGACATCCGGCAGCCAGACGCCCGGCCTGCTGCGCGCCCTGCTGGACAACCCCCTGGTGGCGCTGTTCCTGCGCGACGGCGAGGGCCGCTACCTGGCCGCCAACCACCTGTATGCCGACCTGGCCGGTGTGCCCGGCAAGGACGTGGTGGGGCTTTCCCCGCGCGACATCTTTCCCCACGCCGTGGCCAGCGCCCTGCTGGACGAGGACCGGCGCGTGGCCGAAGACGGCACCCCCCTGCTGTGCGAGCGCATGCTGCCCGACGACGAGGCCGAGCGGGTGTTCCGCGTGGCCAAGCTGCCCCTGCCGACCGAGGTGGCCGGACCGGGCGCCGTGCTGGGCCTGGCCTTCGACGTCACCACCTTGGTCGAGGCCGAAATAGAAGAAGAGGTGCGCCAGCGCACCGCCGCACTGGCCGAAAGCACGGCCCGCTTCCGCGCGCTGTTCGAACTGGCCCCGGACGCCGTGTACGTGCGCGGCGAAGGGGGCCGCATCGTGGACTGCAACCGCGCCGCCGAGCGCATGTCCGGCCACCCGCGCGAAACACTGCTGTCCCTGCGCACGGCAGACCTGCTGCCGCCGGACATCGAGACCCGCATCGACAACCTGCTGGCCGGCTGCCCCCTGCCAGCCGCAACCCCGCCAGACTCCACCCCGGCCGAACCGCGCCAGGGCACGGGCGGCGCCAGCCCCGGCAGCGACTTCTGCCCCACCGGCGGTTTCTGCATGGAAGGAATCTGCACCGCCGCGCACGGCCCCCACGAGGCCGAGGTGAGCGTGGAGCCCCTGCCCCTGTCCCTGCTGCGGGGCAAGGGCATGACCGCGCTGGTGGTGGTGCACGACATTTCCGGACGCCGCACCGCCGAACGCCAGGCCCGGCTGTTCGAACGGGTGTTCCGCAACGCGCTGGAAGGCATCTGCATCACCGACCCGGAGGGGAACATCGTGGCGGTGAACCCGGCCTTCACCACCATCACCGGATACCCGGCGGACGACGCCGTGGGCCAGAGCCCGCGCATCCTGAAATCGCACCACCACGACAGCGCCTTCTACGAAGACATGTGGCGCGCGCTGGTGGAGGAAGGCCGCTGGGAAGACGAGATATGGAACCGCCGCAGGAACGGCGAAGTGTACCCCGAATGGCTGAGCATCAGCGCCATTCCCGGCCCCACCGGACGCACCGAGTACTACGTGGCCGTGTTTCACGACATCACGGAACTGAAGGCCAAGGAATCGCAGATCCAGCATCAGGCCCACCACGACGCGCTCACCGGTCTGCCCAACCGCGCCCTGCTGCGCGACCGGCTGGGCATGGCCATCAACGGCGCCCGGCGCGAGGACCGCAAGGTGGCCGTGCTGTCGGTGGACCTGGACAACTTCAAGCAGGTCAACGACAGCCTGGGCCACATGGTGGGTGACATCTACCTGCAACAGGCCGCCGAGCAGATGCGCCAGATGGTCCGCCCGCAGGACACCCTGGCCCGCGTGGGCGGCGACGAATTCGTGGTGGTGCTGCAAGACGTGGAGAGCGAACGCGATGCGGCGCAGGTGGCCGAACGGCTGCTGGCCCGGTTCACCGAGCCGGTGCGGGTGCAGGAACACGAGCTGTTCGTGGGCGCCAGCGTGGGCATCGCCCTGTTTCCCGACGACGGCGACGACCCCGACACCCTGGTGCGCAACGCCGACATCGCCATGTCGCGCGCCAAGGAACAGGGCAAGCGCCGCTACCACCTGTTCACCCCGGCCATGAACGATCGCGCCGTGCGCCGCCTGTCGCTGGAAGGCGACCTGCACCGCGCCCTTGCCGCCGGAGACATCACCGCCCACTACCAGCCGCGCGTGGACCTGAACACCGGCCTGATCACCGGCATGGAGGCCCTGGCCCGCTGGACCCGCGCCGACGGCAGTCAGGAACACCCGGCGGAGTTCATCCCCCTGGCGGAGTCCACGGGGCTCATCGTGCCCCTTGGCGAGCACATGCTGCGCCTGGCCTGCGCCAAAACCCGCGCCCTGTGCGATGCTGGACACGCCGACCTGCACGTGGCCGTGAACCTTTCGGTGCACCAGTTCCGCCACCGCAACCTGGTGGGCATGGTGGCCGACGTGCTGGCCGAAACGGGCCTGCCGCCGCACCTGCTGGAACTGGAGATCACCGAATCCACCATCGTCACCGACGTGGACCATACCATCCGCAAGCTGAACCAGCTGGCGGAAATGGGCATCGCCCTTTCGGTGGACGACTTCGGCACCGGGTATTCCTCGCTGTACCAGCTCAAGAACCTGCCGCTGACCTCGCTGAAGATCGACCGCTCGTTCATCAGCGACATCCCCGACGACCCCAACGACGCGGCCATCGCCGCCACCATCATCACCATGGCCGACCGGCTGGGGTTGCGCGTGGTGGCCGAAGGGGTGGAAACGCCGGAACAGCTCAACTTCCTGCTGCTGGAAGGCTGCCACGAGGTACAGGGATTCCTGTTCAGCCGCCCCCTGCCGCCGGACGAGTTCACCGCTCTGCTAGCACGGGGCAGACTGCTGACCGTGCCCCGCGATGGAGACGGCGACACCTGA